In Taeniopygia guttata chromosome Z, bTaeGut7.mat, whole genome shotgun sequence, one genomic interval encodes:
- the SPAG8 gene encoding sperm-associated antigen 8, protein MEEEIHPYPRCMESISTTHHDYRAMGFQSTPQPITQPHNYLTEQPTSFWLQQAHGLPGVTALFGRNIPFKRNADFSTPITMYLGHPEPFNLCDPYDPLSSQLQPHRH, encoded by the exons ATGGAGGAAGAGATCCATCCCTACCCGAGGTGCATGGAATCTATCTCCACCACGCACCACGATTACCGTGCCATGGGTTTCCAGTCCACCCCTCAGCCCATCACCCAG CCTCACAACTACTTAACGGAGCAGCCAACCAGCTTCTGGCTGCAGCAAGCCCACGGACTGCCG GGTGTCACTGCCCTCTTCGGCAGAAATATTCCTTTCAAGAGGAATGCAGACTTTTCCACTCCCATTACCATGTACTTAGGGCATCCCGAGCCCTTCAACCTCTGTGACCCCTACGACCCCCTGagcagccagctccagccccacagaCACTAA